ACAGCGTGCGCATGGCCGGGCAGACCATGTACTACGACTCCCGGCGGGCGATCCAGGAGCTGGGGTTGCCCCAGTCGGATTTGGACCAGGCGCTCCGGGAGGCGGTAAACTGGTTTCGGCAGCACGGTAAGGTGTGAGATGCCCAAAATCCTGGTGGCGGCCAGTGGCACGGGGGGGCATATTTTCCCGGCGTTGGCGGTGGCCCAGGCGTTGCCCCCGGATTGGCAAGTGGAGTGGTTGGGGGTGCCCGACCGCCTGGAGAACGAATGGGTACCGGCCCATTACCCCCTGCATCGGGTGCAACTGTCGGGTTGGCCCCAGGGATGGTCTTGGCAAACGGCGCGGGTGCTGGCAGAGTTGGCGCAGGCGACCTGGCAGGTCCGGCAATTGTTGCGCCAGGGGGGATTTGACCGGGTGTTCACTACAGGGGGTTACATTGCGGCACCAGCGATTGCGGCAGCTCGGTCCCTGGGGCTTCCCGTCATCCTCCATGAATCCAATGCCTTGCCCGGTAAGGTTACGCGCTGGCTGGGGCGCTGGTGTACGGTGGTGGCCTTGGGGTTCGCCCCCGCCCAAAAATATCTCCCCCATTGCCGGACGGTGGTGGTAGGAACCCCGGCCCGCCCCGATTTTTGGGCGACTCCCCCTGCGCCGGTGACCGCGGTGCCTCCGGAAGCGTTGGTGGTGCTGGTGACCGGTGGCAGCCAGGGAGCGGTGAGTTTGAACCGGGTGGTACGGGCCTGTGTCCCGGCGTGGCTGGAACGGGGCTGGTGGGTGGTGCACCAAACGGGGGACCAGGACCCGGAGCAAGGCCAGTGGCCGCACCCCCGTTATATAGAACGGGCGTTTTTCCCGGATATGGCGACCTGGATGGCGCGGGCGCAACTGGTGATAGCACGGGCCGGAGCTGGTACCCTAACGGAATTGGCGCTCCTGGGAAAACCGGCTATTCTGGTGCCTTACCCTTGGGCGGCCGATGACCATCAACGCCACAACGCCGCCATCTTTGCCCAGCAGGGGGCCGCCGTAGTCATCCCCCAAGCGGAACTGACGCCCGAGGTCCTTGCCCAGACGGTCGCCCAGTTGGCAGCGCAACCGGAACGGTTGGCCCGGATGAGCCAGCAGATGCGCCAGTTGGCCGTACCCGATAGCGCCCAACGGGTTACCCAACTGTTACGGACGTTGCAGGTTTAAAAATCGTCCTCCTCATCACCGCTCGGGTCAATCACTTCGCCGTTGAAAAAGTCGGCCAGGCGTTGGGCGGCTAAACGCACCTGGTCCGGGGGCACGGCGACTGAAGCGCTCGGCGGTGGTGATCCAGGGGAGTCAATGGCCGGTGGGGCGGGGGGAGCAACCGCAGGGGAACAGGGCGACGTCGGCGATGGTGGCGGGCTGACCAACCGTACCTGAACAGGTCGGTGCAACACCCGCTTGAAGGCCGCTTGCAGGTCCTTGAGTTTGCCCTCGGCGATTTTTAATAGGGGTTCAGGATGCACCGCCACCTGGGCCTGGGTGTCGTTCAGGGCCACCAGCCGCCCATTTTGCTCAAACAAGGCCCGGGTCGCCTTGAGCCGGATTCCCGCCACCACCTGAGACCAAAGAGCTGCCAGGTCAACCGTATCCCCAGAAGCGCTAGGGATCCCAGCGGAGGGTGTCCCTA
This genomic window from Gloeomargarita sp. SRBZ-1_bins_9 contains:
- the murG gene encoding undecaprenyldiphospho-muramoylpentapeptide beta-N-acetylglucosaminyltransferase, encoding MPKILVAASGTGGHIFPALAVAQALPPDWQVEWLGVPDRLENEWVPAHYPLHRVQLSGWPQGWSWQTARVLAELAQATWQVRQLLRQGGFDRVFTTGGYIAAPAIAAARSLGLPVILHESNALPGKVTRWLGRWCTVVALGFAPAQKYLPHCRTVVVGTPARPDFWATPPAPVTAVPPEALVVLVTGGSQGAVSLNRVVRACVPAWLERGWWVVHQTGDQDPEQGQWPHPRYIERAFFPDMATWMARAQLVIARAGAGTLTELALLGKPAILVPYPWAADDHQRHNAAIFAQQGAAVVIPQAELTPEVLAQTVAQLAAQPERLARMSQQMRQLAVPDSAQRVTQLLRTLQV